Sequence from the Streptomyces sp. NBC_00440 genome:
GCCCCGCACAAGGGGGAGTTCGCGGACTGGACCTGGAACCAGGTGACCGTCGCCGGTAAGACCTATGGCGCGCCGGTGGACACGGCCCCGATGGCACTGTTCTACCGCAAGGATCTCTTTGCCAAGTACGGCATCGACAAGCCCCCGGCCACGTGGGACGAGTACCGGGCTGCGGCCGAGAAGGTGCACAAGGCCGACCCGGACGTCTACCTGGGCACCTTCGGCACGGACGCCTACAACTACGCCGGCCTGGCATGGCAGGCCGGTGCCAAGTGGTTCGACACCACGACCGACGCCTGGAAGGTGGCTCTCGACAGCGGGGCCAACACCAAGGTCGCCGACTACTGGCAGGGCCTCCTCGACGACAAGCTGCTCAAGCCGGAGCCGAGCTTCGACCCGTCCCTCTACAAGAACATGGCCTCCGGCAAGATCCTCTCCGACGTCAACGCCGTGTGGAACGCGCCGCTTCTCGCCTCCAGCGTGAAGTCCACCTCCGGCAAGTGGGCGGTAGCCCCGATGCCGGTGTGGGATGCCGGAAAGCCCGCCTACGGCAACGACGGGGGTTCGTCCACCGCGGTCATGAAGGACTGCGAACACCCGGAACAGGCAACCGAGTTCGCCATGTGGATGAGCACGAACAAGGACAGCCTCGGCACGCTGATCAAGGACACCGGCATCTATCCGGCGGCCACCGCAGGTCTTGACCGTCCGGCGCTGTCCGAGCCCGACCCCTTCTACGGCGGTCAGAAGATCTACGACGTCTTCAAGAAGGAG
This genomic interval carries:
- a CDS encoding ABC transporter substrate-binding protein; translated protein: MQVRSATVVGAAVAVLVAVSGCTSAESGSDASGGKVTLDFWGWAPGYEKVVAEFNKTHPDIRVDFQKTAAGSKGGYTKMLTAAKAGNAPCLAMVGYETVPSFVAAGALADITKYAAPHKGEFADWTWNQVTVAGKTYGAPVDTAPMALFYRKDLFAKYGIDKPPATWDEYRAAAEKVHKADPDVYLGTFGTDAYNYAGLAWQAGAKWFDTTTDAWKVALDSGANTKVADYWQGLLDDKLLKPEPSFDPSLYKNMASGKILSDVNAVWNAPLLASSVKSTSGKWAVAPMPVWDAGKPAYGNDGGSSTAVMKDCEHPEQATEFAMWMSTNKDSLGTLIKDTGIYPAATAGLDRPALSEPDPFYGGQKIYDVFKKESAQIDTSWKWGPTMTQTSTDLTDGLGRTGKGSTTLPEMLAAARKKTVGEMKSQGINVTND